A section of the Mycobacteriales bacterium genome encodes:
- a CDS encoding FAD-dependent oxidoreductase has product MPHVVTQACCGDASCVFACPVNAIHPNPHDEAFALAEMLYIDPVACVDCGACVEACPVAAIAPENKLGPAQLPFVQINALFHQDPPARPAQAPVPPIVRIDTTRTRTPLRVAVVGSGPAALYAADELLKQPDVHVNVFERLPVPYGLVRSGVAPDHPETKTIARLFRDIEDRPGFHYVLGVDVGRDLSHAELMAHHHAVIYATGASQDRRLGIVGEDLPGSTTATEFVAWYNGHPDHAERSYDLSHERAVIVGNGNVALDVARILATDPDDLAGTDISDRALSALRQSRIREVVVLARRGPAQMAGTLPELTGLLGRSDLDVVVDGAVPTPTGDVDLVTEQKLAALRALPTADRPRDARRRIVLRYLTSPLSVEGTDRVTGVHVVHNELVRDVDGGVRAVPTQTTDTIATGLLLRSIGYRGRPVTDMPFDDRAGIIPNDAGRIHGRPGAYAVGWIKRGPTGFIGTNKSCARETVNQLLSDVNAGLLADPRSDQRSLAELVGQRCPDAGDVVAWRRIDDLERARGQASGRPRVKFTDIEELRVALANAAPPRAGRRLVRRG; this is encoded by the coding sequence GTGCCCCATGTCGTGACCCAGGCATGTTGCGGTGATGCGTCCTGCGTGTTCGCCTGCCCGGTCAACGCGATCCACCCCAACCCCCACGACGAGGCCTTCGCCCTCGCGGAGATGCTCTACATCGACCCGGTCGCCTGCGTGGACTGCGGGGCGTGCGTCGAGGCATGTCCCGTAGCGGCCATCGCCCCGGAGAACAAGCTGGGCCCGGCGCAGCTGCCCTTCGTGCAGATCAACGCGCTGTTCCACCAGGACCCGCCCGCCCGCCCCGCCCAGGCGCCCGTGCCGCCCATCGTCAGGATCGACACCACGCGGACGCGGACTCCCTTGCGCGTCGCCGTTGTCGGCTCCGGCCCGGCGGCTCTCTACGCCGCTGACGAGCTGCTGAAGCAGCCGGACGTCCACGTGAACGTCTTCGAGCGACTGCCTGTGCCGTACGGCCTGGTCCGCTCGGGGGTCGCGCCGGACCACCCGGAGACCAAGACGATCGCGCGTCTGTTCCGCGACATCGAGGACCGTCCCGGCTTCCACTACGTGCTCGGGGTGGACGTCGGTCGGGACCTCAGCCACGCCGAGCTCATGGCGCATCACCACGCCGTCATCTACGCCACGGGCGCGTCGCAGGACCGCCGACTCGGCATCGTCGGCGAAGACCTGCCGGGCAGCACCACCGCGACCGAGTTCGTCGCCTGGTACAACGGCCACCCGGACCACGCCGAACGCAGCTACGACCTCAGCCACGAGCGGGCGGTGATCGTCGGCAACGGCAACGTGGCGCTCGACGTCGCACGCATCCTGGCCACGGACCCGGATGACCTGGCCGGGACGGACATCTCCGACCGGGCCCTGTCGGCCCTGCGCCAGAGTCGGATCCGCGAGGTGGTCGTCCTGGCCCGACGTGGTCCGGCCCAGATGGCCGGCACGCTGCCGGAGCTCACCGGCCTGCTCGGCCGCTCCGACCTCGACGTCGTGGTGGACGGCGCAGTGCCGACGCCGACCGGCGACGTCGATCTCGTCACGGAGCAGAAGCTGGCGGCACTTCGCGCCCTGCCCACGGCGGATCGACCCCGCGACGCCCGTCGGCGGATCGTGCTGCGCTACCTGACCTCCCCGCTCAGCGTCGAAGGCACGGACCGTGTGACGGGAGTGCACGTCGTCCACAACGAGCTGGTCCGGGACGTGGACGGGGGCGTGCGGGCTGTGCCTACGCAGACCACGGACACCATCGCGACGGGGCTGCTGCTGCGCTCGATCGGCTACCGCGGCAGGCCCGTGACCGACATGCCGTTCGACGACCGCGCCGGCATCATCCCCAACGACGCCGGCCGCATCCACGGTAGGCCGGGTGCGTACGCGGTCGGCTGGATCAAGCGGGGGCCGACCGGCTTCATCGGCACGAACAAGAGCTGCGCGCGCGAGACGGTGAACCAGCTGTTGTCGGACGTCAACGCCGGGCTGTTGGCGGACCCGCGCTCCGACCAGCGGAGCCTCGCCGAGCTCGTCGGACAGCGATGCCCGGATGCCGGGGACGTGGTCGCCTGGCGGCGCATCGACGACCTCGAGCGGGCCCGAGGACAGGCGAGCGGCCGGCCGCGC